A window of Gloeothece verrucosa PCC 7822 genomic DNA:
CCCAAACCCCCTTTTTGACCCATTTGCGATAATAACTATAGACTGTGGAGGGAGGAGGAAAATTTTTGGGTAAATATCTCCATTGGCATCCGGTCTTCAAATGATAATATATCGCATTACAGACTTGTCTAATATCTGTAGTACGCGGATGTCCCCCGGATTTAGCGGCTGGAATAAGTGGGGCAAGCAATTCCCATTCGGCATCAGATAAATCACTTGGATACAAGCAGATCGCTCCTCACTTTTGATTGCGAACAATTACCCAGATTAGATTAATCGTTTTTGGCCTATTTTTTTCTTGTCTTTAGATTTACTTTATAAACACCCTCTTAGTGTAGTTGTATCGGTTATTTTCCCGTCCAAATATGCACAATTGTGCATATTTACCAAGATAAGGGAAGTAACTCCACAGCGCGACGTTTTACTTCATCTCCTCTGCGATCATATTTAGCGGTAGTTAATGTCGAAGAATGCCCGGCCAATTGAGAGACGGTTACTATATCTACACCCGCCTCTAATAGATTAGAAATGTAGGTACGCCGGCAATCATGAGGAGAACAAGACGAAATTTCTGCCTGTTGTGCCCGTTTTTGAAGAATATACAGTACAGACTGCGACGAAAGGGATCTCCATAGTAACTCTTTTCCTTTACTAATGGCCATCAATAGCGGTCCAGGTGACATTGAACGTACAGCCAACCAAGCTTTGACGAGTAATTGACATTTTTGGGGTAGTGGCACGATTCGGGATTTCCCCCCCTTAGCACCCCGAATGTGTAAATCCCCACTCGTAAGGTCAAAATCTCCCAACCTCAGTGCTACTACTTCGCCTCTACGTAATCCAGCACCAATCACAATAGCAAGCAAAGCACTATCACGAAACCCAAATACACTTTCATCGGATGTCGCTACCTGCATTAAAGCGGTTACTTCATGGGGATGTAAATAACGCCCTTTGAGTTCAGTTTGGTAACTCACACGGGGTAGTTCAATTGCGTCCACATAATCCTCTGAAGAAATTAACTTAAGCTTTCTAGCCTCAGATAGAACGCGGCGTAAGGCTGTGAGCATCTGGTTAACTGTGGAAGGGGCGTACAATTCCAATAAAACGGTTCGGAGGGCGATCGTATGCTGGTAACGAAGCTGTGCCCAATCCAAGGATTTTGCATCACAGCGACGATTGGTTAGGAGTCCGGCCATTAAATCGAGGTTACGCCGCATGGTTTGACGGGATTGGGGTCTAAGTTGGGCCAAATACACAAAGGCTGGATTTAACGACTGTGTTTTGGGAAGGATTTGTCCTTGACCATTAGTCAATAAAAATTGTTCCCCGTCTGGGGAGATGTTAGAATTCATGGGAGCGGGGATAGAAACAAGGAATCGGTGTATTTAAAATAATTATCCCCTTTTTTTCGGGCTGGTCATTCCTAATTAAGATTACTTATCGAAAAAACATTTATCATTAGCACTACATCTACTACTACACTAATATTACTTCTGAGGTTTAATCAGTACAAATAAACCGATCAAGCGCAGCGAAGCTGTTCGCAGTTATTAAGACCTAAAATTTTAGACGCGATCGTTTACCTAGCTCT
This region includes:
- a CDS encoding tyrosine-type recombinase/integrase, which translates into the protein MNSNISPDGEQFLLTNGQGQILPKTQSLNPAFVYLAQLRPQSRQTMRRNLDLMAGLLTNRRCDAKSLDWAQLRYQHTIALRTVLLELYAPSTVNQMLTALRRVLSEARKLKLISSEDYVDAIELPRVSYQTELKGRYLHPHEVTALMQVATSDESVFGFRDSALLAIVIGAGLRRGEVVALRLGDFDLTSGDLHIRGAKGGKSRIVPLPQKCQLLVKAWLAVRSMSPGPLLMAISKGKELLWRSLSSQSVLYILQKRAQQAEISSCSPHDCRRTYISNLLEAGVDIVTVSQLAGHSSTLTTAKYDRRGDEVKRRAVELLPLSW